In Brevibacterium zhoupengii, the following are encoded in one genomic region:
- a CDS encoding low temperature requirement protein A, with product MNNSAVQPNRFRLTPMRPRDPGEDSRAASSLELFFDLVFVIAVSIAASNLHDTVTAGHLGDGLGKYLMIFFAIWWAWMNFTWFATSFDTDDWLYRVMTIVQMGGVLILAAGIGPVFADENFLILVLGYVLMRVVMIAQWLRAARHAGKARAATLTYACGIGIVQVLWVAWMSIDDPAISLAGFLILVLAEVAIPVIAEARGTTPWHPEHITERYGCFTIIVLGESMLASANAVFGAFEDSDDLVSLVSLGILSLLVTASMWWIYFWPPHHRAIGSFGGSLTYGYGHYVIFAAAGAFSAGVGIEVDSQLGNSALDPVLATFTVSVPVAVFVLGVWLLAIRANAGGVVNTVIPVCAVLVLCDPIIPVPTFLTTFFMIIIVITLIVATPKGDETSTATEVEA from the coding sequence GTGAACAACTCAGCGGTGCAGCCGAACAGATTTCGGCTGACCCCGATGCGCCCCCGAGACCCCGGTGAGGACTCTCGTGCGGCCAGTTCGCTCGAGCTCTTCTTCGACCTCGTGTTCGTCATCGCGGTGTCCATCGCCGCGTCCAATCTCCATGACACGGTCACTGCCGGCCACCTCGGCGACGGTCTGGGCAAGTACCTCATGATCTTCTTCGCGATCTGGTGGGCGTGGATGAACTTCACGTGGTTCGCGACCTCGTTCGATACCGACGACTGGCTCTACCGGGTGATGACGATCGTGCAGATGGGCGGGGTGCTCATCCTGGCCGCGGGCATCGGACCGGTCTTTGCCGACGAGAACTTCCTCATCCTCGTCCTCGGCTACGTCCTCATGCGAGTTGTCATGATCGCACAGTGGCTGCGCGCGGCACGCCATGCAGGCAAGGCGCGAGCGGCGACGCTGACCTACGCCTGCGGAATCGGCATCGTGCAGGTGCTGTGGGTGGCGTGGATGAGCATTGATGATCCGGCGATCTCATTGGCCGGGTTCCTCATTCTCGTCCTCGCCGAGGTGGCCATTCCCGTCATCGCGGAAGCGCGGGGGACGACACCCTGGCATCCGGAGCACATCACCGAACGCTATGGCTGCTTCACGATCATCGTCCTCGGCGAGTCCATGCTGGCCTCGGCGAATGCGGTGTTTGGAGCGTTCGAGGACAGCGATGACCTCGTCTCGCTGGTGTCTCTGGGCATCCTCAGCCTGCTTGTGACCGCGTCGATGTGGTGGATCTACTTCTGGCCACCTCACCACCGCGCGATCGGCAGCTTCGGCGGTTCGCTCACCTACGGCTACGGCCACTACGTCATCTTCGCTGCCGCCGGAGCATTCTCGGCTGGGGTGGGCATCGAAGTCGATTCGCAGCTGGGCAACAGCGCTCTTGACCCGGTGCTCGCAACCTTCACGGTGTCCGTGCCGGTCGCGGTCTTCGTCCTCGGCGTGTGGCTGCTGGCGATCAGGGCCAACGCCGGAGGGGTCGTCAACACGGTCATCCCGGTGTGCGCCGTCCTCGTGCTCTGTGACCCGATCATCCCGGTTCCGACGTTCCTCACGACCTTCTTCATGATCATCATCGTCATCACCCTCATCGTGGCAACTCCGAAGGGAGACGAAACGTCCACCGCCACCGAGGTGGAAGCGTGA